One genomic region from Chloroherpetonaceae bacterium encodes:
- a CDS encoding YdeI/OmpD-associated family protein yields the protein MKTSRKPEMKDGVLAVEANSAAAWRAWLQAHHQTHKSVWLIIYRKESGIPSVYYPEAVDEALCFGWVDSKPNKRDDVSYYQFFAKRNPKSNWSAINKKKVERLIAEGKMMPAGLEMVALAKQTGTWEALEKVDALILPEDLLSRFQSNQVAYSNWEKFPPSSKRGILEWIQAAKKVETRTKRIDETVSLAEKNIKANHYRQ from the coding sequence GTGAAAACTTCTCGAAAACCCGAAATGAAGGATGGCGTCTTGGCGGTAGAAGCCAATTCTGCTGCTGCGTGGCGAGCGTGGCTTCAAGCGCATCATCAAACGCATAAATCAGTATGGCTGATCATCTACCGAAAAGAAAGCGGCATTCCCTCGGTTTACTATCCCGAAGCGGTGGATGAAGCGTTGTGCTTTGGTTGGGTGGATAGCAAGCCAAACAAACGAGACGACGTGAGTTATTATCAATTCTTTGCAAAGCGAAACCCCAAAAGCAACTGGAGTGCAATCAATAAAAAGAAAGTGGAGCGCCTTATTGCAGAAGGAAAAATGATGCCCGCAGGGCTTGAAATGGTTGCTTTGGCAAAGCAAACCGGAACGTGGGAAGCCTTGGAAAAAGTAGATGCCCTTATTCTTCCCGAAGATCTTCTCTCGCGATTTCAATCCAATCAAGTGGCTTATAGCAACTGGGAAAAATTTCCGCCGTCGTCTAAGCGGGGCATCTTAGAATGGATACAAGCAGCGAAAAAAGTTGAAACCCGAACGAAACGCATCGATGAAACCGTTTCGCTGGCAGAAAAAAATATCAAAGCCAATCATTACCGTCAGTAA
- the hemA gene encoding glutamyl-tRNA reductase, whose product MNLISIGATHQTAPVEIRERLSFTETEAKALLEELSQSGLVTESFLVSTCNRTELYAVPAREEVTAEHLKELIIERKHARKEVRPEHFFSRFACGAVKHLFEVTSGADSMILGESQILGQVKDAYRIAAETEATGTVLNRLCHQAFSVAKRVRTETKLTDGAISVSYAAVELAKKIFSDLSAKRVLLVGAGETAALAAKHLLEKRVTHISITNRTTERAEELARDLGTSSVIPFTSFSQYLGEYDIVITAVGGTGEVISESAIEKGMQARKHEPILFLDLGVPRNISPKAGSIYNVFLKDVDDLQGIVSKNLEARRAELPKVEKIVGEELVEFETWFNSLQVAPTIRDLNAKFQSILNEELERIKGKVSEEEYKRTAQVAERMMRKFLHLPISSLKSPLDTAQSTAGKINLIRALFELEKVER is encoded by the coding sequence ATGAATCTGATTTCAATTGGCGCAACGCATCAAACCGCGCCGGTTGAGATTCGTGAGCGTCTGTCTTTTACTGAGACAGAGGCGAAAGCATTGCTTGAAGAGCTTTCTCAATCGGGTCTTGTTACAGAATCTTTCCTTGTTTCGACATGCAACCGTACGGAGCTTTATGCCGTGCCCGCCCGCGAAGAGGTTACGGCAGAGCACTTGAAGGAATTGATTATCGAGCGAAAACACGCGCGTAAAGAAGTTCGGCCTGAGCACTTTTTCTCACGCTTCGCTTGCGGTGCGGTGAAGCATCTTTTTGAGGTGACTTCGGGTGCCGATTCGATGATTTTAGGCGAATCGCAAATTTTAGGGCAAGTGAAGGATGCCTACCGCATTGCTGCTGAAACCGAGGCAACGGGAACGGTACTGAATCGGCTCTGTCATCAAGCCTTTTCAGTGGCGAAGCGGGTGCGAACTGAAACTAAACTGACAGACGGGGCTATCTCGGTGAGTTACGCGGCGGTTGAATTGGCGAAAAAAATATTTTCAGATCTTTCCGCAAAGCGTGTCTTGCTTGTGGGTGCCGGCGAAACCGCCGCCCTTGCCGCCAAACACTTGCTTGAAAAGCGGGTCACGCATATTTCAATCACCAATCGAACCACCGAACGCGCCGAAGAACTCGCACGAGATTTAGGCACCTCATCTGTAATTCCATTCACAAGTTTTAGTCAATACTTGGGTGAATATGATATTGTGATCACCGCAGTAGGTGGCACCGGTGAAGTGATTTCAGAAAGCGCTATTGAAAAAGGAATGCAAGCCCGCAAGCACGAGCCAATTCTCTTTTTGGATTTAGGCGTCCCGCGCAATATCAGCCCAAAAGCCGGCTCGATTTACAATGTTTTTCTCAAAGATGTCGATGACCTTCAAGGCATTGTAAGCAAGAATCTTGAAGCCCGCCGTGCCGAGTTGCCCAAGGTTGAAAAGATTGTAGGCGAGGAATTAGTCGAGTTTGAAACGTGGTTTAATAGCCTGCAAGTTGCACCTACAATACGAGACTTAAACGCGAAGTTTCAGAGCATTCTCAATGAGGAATTAGAGCGAATCAAGGGAAAGGTGTCGGAGGAAGAGTACAAGCGCACGGCGCAAGTTGCGGAGCGAATGATGCGTAAATTTCTTCATCTTCCCATCTCAAGCCTCAAGTCACCGCTCGATACCGCGCAATCCACCGCCGGAAAAATCAATCTCATTCGCGCCCTCTTCGAATTAGAAAAGGTAGAGCGATAA
- a CDS encoding PIN domain-containing protein, with protein sequence MEKEILVKEQKRILANIESSRDNYFISAVSLMEILYLSEKKRIHLTLDSVLESIKESGLYNVIDLNVEILNEAQKLKLSELHDRMIVASAIWVDAAIISSDESFKGIKGLVVIWD encoded by the coding sequence CTGGAAAAGGAGATATTGGTAAAAGAGCAAAAAAGAATTTTAGCCAACATTGAATCATCTAGAGATAACTACTTTATTTCGGCAGTTTCTTTGATGGAAATTCTGTATCTCTCAGAAAAAAAGCGAATTCACTTGACTTTAGATTCAGTTCTTGAATCAATAAAGGAATCGGGTTTATATAATGTTATTGATTTAAATGTTGAAATACTTAATGAGGCTCAAAAATTGAAATTGAGTGAACTGCACGACCGAATGATTGTTGCCTCTGCTATTTGGGTTGATGCAGCAATAATTTCAAGCGACGAATCATTTAAGGGGATTAAGGGATTAGTCGTTATTTGGGATTGA
- a CDS encoding formate--tetrahydrofolate ligase, whose translation MLTDLEIARAATLHPIQSIAQKLNIPLDELELYGKFKAKLPLHLINSDKLNTCKLILVSAITPTPAGEGKTTNSIGLTDGLNRIGKRATAVLREPSLGPVFGIKGGATGGGKAQVVPMEDINLHFTGDFSAIEKAHNLLAAIIDNNLQNKKNKLGLEARSIRWKRVMDMNDRSLRKILVGLGGTAQGIPRETGFDITAASEVMAILCLSRSFADLKQRLGNIFVGMTTEKKPVFARDLKAHGAMAALLKDAVKPNLVQTLEGNPAILHCGPFANIAQGTNTIFATKMGMSLSEYVVTEAGFGFDLGGEKFLDIKCGYAGISPSAVVIVATVRALKYHGGGDLKELKTPNPKAVENGLANLEKHLENVKKFGLEPIVAINKFYTDTPEELSLIKERCAALGVNVSLSEVWEKGGEGAVELATFVAEAAEKKRGKHQPLYDWAAPVEEKIKTIAREIYGASGVEFQSKAKSDLKLIESIGLQALPICIAKTQKSLSDNPDLLGRPTGFTLSIREIEIAAGAGFLVPIAGEMMRMPGLPETPASEMIDIDDEGNITGLF comes from the coding sequence ATGCTGACTGACCTTGAGATTGCGCGTGCCGCAACACTTCACCCGATTCAATCCATCGCTCAAAAACTAAACATCCCACTCGATGAATTGGAACTCTACGGAAAATTCAAAGCCAAACTCCCGCTTCACCTTATCAATAGTGATAAGCTAAACACTTGTAAACTCATCTTGGTTTCCGCCATTACGCCGACGCCTGCCGGGGAAGGCAAAACCACCAATAGTATTGGCCTAACCGACGGGCTTAACCGAATTGGAAAACGCGCAACCGCCGTTTTGCGCGAGCCCTCGCTTGGGCCTGTTTTTGGAATTAAAGGCGGTGCAACCGGCGGCGGTAAAGCGCAAGTGGTGCCAATGGAAGATATCAACCTGCATTTCACCGGCGATTTCTCCGCAATCGAAAAAGCCCACAACTTGCTGGCCGCAATCATCGATAATAATCTTCAAAACAAAAAAAATAAGCTCGGCCTTGAAGCGCGCAGCATTCGTTGGAAACGCGTGATGGATATGAACGATCGCTCACTGCGAAAAATCTTGGTTGGGCTTGGCGGCACGGCGCAAGGCATTCCACGCGAAACGGGATTCGATATCACCGCGGCTTCGGAGGTGATGGCCATTCTTTGCCTTTCTCGCTCTTTCGCCGATTTGAAACAGCGGCTTGGAAACATTTTTGTGGGGATGACCACTGAAAAAAAACCCGTATTCGCCCGCGACCTCAAAGCGCACGGGGCTATGGCCGCTTTGCTTAAAGACGCCGTAAAACCAAACTTGGTTCAAACCTTGGAAGGAAACCCTGCAATATTGCACTGCGGCCCATTTGCCAATATCGCACAAGGCACCAACACCATTTTTGCAACCAAAATGGGAATGAGCCTTTCGGAGTATGTGGTTACGGAGGCAGGTTTTGGCTTCGACTTGGGCGGTGAAAAGTTCTTGGACATCAAGTGCGGGTATGCAGGAATATCACCTTCGGCGGTGGTGATTGTCGCCACCGTTCGCGCGCTGAAATATCACGGCGGAGGCGATTTGAAAGAACTCAAAACACCAAACCCAAAAGCAGTTGAAAATGGACTCGCCAATTTGGAAAAGCATTTGGAGAATGTGAAGAAGTTTGGGCTTGAACCGATTGTCGCCATCAATAAATTTTACACCGATACCCCGGAAGAACTTTCGTTGATTAAAGAGCGATGCGCCGCCTTGGGCGTGAACGTCTCGCTTTCGGAAGTATGGGAAAAGGGCGGCGAAGGTGCGGTTGAACTCGCAACCTTTGTTGCAGAAGCGGCTGAAAAGAAACGCGGGAAGCATCAACCGCTTTATGATTGGGCTGCACCGGTTGAAGAAAAAATCAAAACCATTGCACGTGAAATTTATGGAGCTTCGGGCGTTGAATTTCAATCAAAGGCCAAGAGCGACCTTAAACTCATCGAATCGATTGGTCTTCAAGCTTTGCCTATTTGCATTGCCAAAACACAGAAATCGCTTTCCGATAACCCTGATCTTTTGGGCAGACCCACGGGCTTTACACTCTCGATTCGTGAAATTGAAATCGCCGCAGGCGCAGGATTTTTGGTTCCGATTGCCGGCGAGATGATGCGTATGCCGGGCTTGCCGGAAACACCGGCTTCGGAGATGATTGATATTGATGATGAAGGAAATATAACGGGGCTTTTTTAG
- a CDS encoding helix-turn-helix domain-containing protein: protein MPRFEFRKKFYNNPVELALDVLGGRWKMPILWRLKDRVWRYGELKKDLGRITHKMLAEQLRDLEKDGLISRKVYNEVPPKVEYSLTKKGKTAVPLIKSLRTWGDAFKNETLVGVVSEPKRK, encoded by the coding sequence ATGCCAAGATTCGAGTTTCGAAAAAAATTTTATAACAACCCTGTTGAATTAGCACTTGATGTTTTAGGCGGGCGATGGAAGATGCCCATTTTGTGGCGTCTTAAAGATCGGGTTTGGCGATATGGTGAACTGAAAAAAGACTTGGGCAGAATCACACATAAAATGCTTGCCGAGCAACTTCGCGACCTTGAAAAAGACGGCTTGATTTCGCGCAAAGTCTATAATGAAGTGCCGCCGAAGGTGGAATACAGCCTCACCAAAAAAGGAAAAACCGCCGTTCCCCTCATCAAATCTCTCCGCACTTGGGGCGATGCATTTAAGAACGAGACGTTGGTTGGGGTGGTTTCCGAGCCAAAAAGGAAGTAA
- a CDS encoding type 1 glutamine amidotransferase domain-containing protein — translation MSASLNVLNPNQPKKIALIAANPSTSPTTGWPIGFWWAELTHPYWEFSERGYHIDIFSPKGGDLVADGYSDPEDASGYSAHDLLSLGFKKSPKHAALIQNTRPISQIKVADYDAIFITGGQSPMVTFVNDSELHTLFSSFYDAGKVVAAICHGTCILLKVKGSDGKLLIEGKTWTGFANSEEQFADNFVGKRIQPFWIEEEAKKISNTNYINGGMFKAFAVRDGRLITGQQQFSGAAAARLVIEALGV, via the coding sequence ATGAGCGCATCGCTAAATGTCCTTAACCCCAATCAGCCCAAAAAAATTGCTTTGATTGCCGCTAATCCTTCAACTTCTCCCACCACCGGATGGCCAATTGGCTTTTGGTGGGCTGAACTGACGCATCCGTATTGGGAATTTAGTGAACGCGGTTACCACATTGATATCTTTTCACCAAAGGGCGGCGATTTAGTAGCCGATGGTTACAGCGACCCCGAAGACGCAAGTGGTTACTCCGCTCACGATTTGCTATCGCTTGGGTTTAAGAAATCTCCCAAGCATGCAGCACTGATTCAAAATACACGACCCATCTCACAGATTAAAGTTGCCGACTATGACGCCATTTTTATCACCGGTGGGCAATCACCAATGGTAACTTTTGTGAATGATTCTGAACTTCACACGCTCTTTTCATCATTTTATGACGCGGGAAAGGTTGTGGCTGCGATATGCCACGGCACTTGTATCCTGCTTAAAGTAAAAGGCTCCGATGGCAAACTTCTTATTGAAGGAAAAACGTGGACGGGCTTTGCCAATAGTGAAGAGCAATTTGCCGATAACTTTGTAGGCAAACGCATTCAGCCTTTTTGGATTGAAGAAGAAGCTAAAAAGATTTCTAACACAAACTATATCAACGGCGGTATGTTCAAGGCCTTTGCCGTTCGCGATGGCCGCTTGATTACCGGTCAGCAACAGTTTTCGGGTGCAGCGGCTGCACGTTTGGTTATTGAAGCATTAGGCGTCTAA
- a CDS encoding nuclear transport factor 2 family protein: MNINEIASSLVAYCRKGNFQAAQQALYAEDAVSFEPQTSAQPVTRGLEGIRQKGIYFQSTLTVHGIEVSEPLIAGRFFSLRIAMDVTVKENGQRMIMEEVCVYEVKDGKIQNETFYY, from the coding sequence ATGAATATTAACGAAATCGCATCTTCATTAGTAGCTTATTGCCGCAAAGGGAATTTTCAAGCAGCACAGCAAGCGCTTTACGCTGAAGACGCCGTTAGCTTTGAGCCACAAACTTCCGCTCAGCCCGTGACACGCGGCTTGGAGGGCATTCGCCAAAAAGGGATTTATTTTCAAAGCACATTAACGGTTCACGGAATTGAGGTTTCAGAGCCGTTAATTGCAGGAAGATTTTTCTCACTGCGAATCGCAATGGATGTTACCGTTAAAGAAAACGGACAGCGAATGATAATGGAAGAAGTTTGTGTGTATGAAGTGAAGGACGGAAAAATTCAAAACGAAACTTTCTATTACTAA
- a CDS encoding NAD(P)-binding domain-containing protein, with amino-acid sequence MKQIAIIGAGNVGSALARAWANAGHRVLIGTRDTTQPDLQSLSSQKGISLHTHQDAAAAAEAILFSIPAAVMPTLVPTLGNLSGKVLIDATNSIREKPHPYANGFEALKALAPQSLVVKCFNSTGFENMEHPISETKYGSIALDMFMAGSSLAAKQVAESLATDAGFEACYDFGGDDKVELLEHFAMAWINLAIMQKQGRSIGFKVLKRR; translated from the coding sequence ATGAAGCAGATTGCAATTATTGGCGCAGGAAATGTGGGGAGCGCACTTGCGCGCGCGTGGGCAAATGCAGGGCATCGTGTGCTGATTGGAACGCGCGATACCACTCAACCCGATCTTCAATCCCTTTCGTCTCAAAAAGGGATTTCACTTCACACGCATCAAGATGCCGCCGCCGCTGCGGAAGCTATTCTCTTTTCAATTCCTGCTGCCGTAATGCCCACACTTGTACCCACTTTAGGAAATCTTTCCGGCAAAGTGCTTATTGATGCCACCAATTCAATTCGCGAGAAACCTCATCCGTATGCTAATGGTTTCGAGGCCTTAAAAGCACTTGCGCCGCAAAGCCTTGTGGTGAAGTGCTTTAATTCCACCGGCTTTGAAAATATGGAACACCCCATATCAGAGACGAAGTATGGTTCAATTGCGCTGGATATGTTTATGGCGGGCTCGAGTCTCGCTGCAAAACAAGTGGCGGAAAGCTTAGCCACAGATGCCGGCTTTGAAGCATGTTATGATTTCGGAGGCGATGATAAAGTAGAACTCTTGGAGCACTTTGCGATGGCGTGGATTAACCTCGCGATTATGCAAAAGCAAGGCCGCTCGATTGGGTTCAAAGTTCTGAAACGTCGATAA
- a CDS encoding GGDEF domain-containing protein: MQTLDSLSEELRRRIFTLILFIMVISSFVITCIHFLDSKHSHFIDFIVPPFGFIVSTFLLIRLLRDPNRIAATINHIALFSLSAIVIPIYFYTFQSLFFSSSSLLDLLPPISAGPFLLTTIIIVFLRPRSSLRRALGIWVITAFPIVIYFAFIPEEIFTPRGKDLFMTLGPFMAVNTCMVYYHSKMNVAVMRLQDERMRFKIASETDMLTGAFNRRAGEILLNELTALPQSRTGLIVADIDHFKRINDTYGHPAGDRVIQLFANCIQHSLRESDTLVRWGGEEFIIIVRDSNLKELQQLGERLRQQVLNCNVEDVGRFTASFGITLSSFPESPTILFQRADQALYKAKQNGRNRIEIMD; encoded by the coding sequence ATGCAAACACTTGATTCACTTTCAGAAGAATTACGGCGCAGGATATTTACACTGATTTTATTCATTATGGTGATTTCGTCTTTTGTTATCACTTGCATTCATTTTCTTGATTCAAAACATTCTCATTTCATCGATTTCATTGTTCCACCCTTTGGTTTTATTGTGAGCACATTTCTTTTGATTCGCCTTCTACGAGATCCAAATCGGATAGCGGCTACCATTAATCACATTGCACTCTTTTCACTTTCTGCCATTGTGATTCCAATTTACTTCTACACTTTTCAATCTTTGTTTTTTTCGAGTTCGAGCTTGCTTGATCTTTTGCCACCAATCTCTGCGGGGCCATTTCTGCTCACCACCATTATTATTGTTTTTCTTCGACCACGCTCAAGCCTTCGGCGCGCTCTTGGAATTTGGGTGATCACGGCGTTTCCAATCGTCATTTACTTCGCCTTTATACCCGAAGAAATTTTCACACCCCGTGGAAAAGACCTGTTTATGACTTTAGGTCCTTTTATGGCGGTCAATACTTGTATGGTGTATTATCACTCTAAAATGAATGTTGCGGTGATGCGCTTGCAAGACGAGCGAATGCGTTTTAAGATTGCCTCTGAAACGGATATGCTTACCGGCGCTTTTAACAGAAGAGCCGGAGAAATACTTCTTAATGAACTTACCGCCTTACCGCAGTCGCGAACGGGATTAATCGTTGCCGATATTGATCACTTCAAAAGAATCAATGATACTTATGGTCATCCGGCGGGAGATCGTGTAATACAACTGTTTGCGAATTGCATTCAACATTCACTTCGCGAGTCTGATACATTGGTAAGGTGGGGTGGTGAGGAATTTATCATCATCGTGCGGGATAGCAACTTAAAGGAGTTGCAGCAATTAGGCGAACGGCTTCGTCAGCAGGTTCTGAATTGTAATGTTGAAGACGTTGGGCGGTTTACGGCCTCGTTTGGTATTACACTGTCTTCCTTTCCTGAATCGCCCACAATTCTTTTCCAGAGAGCGGATCAAGCTCTTTATAAAGCCAAGCAAAATGGAAGAAACCGAATCGAGATAATGGATTAA
- a CDS encoding CapA family protein: MQLHHNIKQISAAVVFGCFSIVWIWWISHSYAKPSKLNTERDSNRFTQATDTIRMTIGFVGDIMAHITQVKAQKVNDTTYDFNDNFQLMKPLFTPIDLMIGNLETVFGGSGIAYSTHPRFNTPDALAAALRDAGFDLLSTANNHMMDQGIEGMKRTISVIRNHAMNSTGSRLSSDELRYFVQTIQGIKISIAAFTYESDRVKGEVLINGLKIKKDDKLLVNSFTPFNLQDATDSLRIVTNAMMADSSELQVMIMHWGDEYKTKPNTVQQALADSLRKMGIDIVLGSHPHVIQPVVFERDPIQGKDFLVAYSSGNFISNHRFETKGNYYTEDGLFVVVEIEKIGEAKPRLKAVNTIPLWVNKYWNNGRNHFEVVPLESILNDSLSLKRFSKAQKQRMESSLKRTKEILSIK, encoded by the coding sequence ATGCAGTTACATCATAACATAAAACAGATTTCTGCAGCGGTTGTGTTTGGTTGTTTTTCAATAGTGTGGATATGGTGGATATCACATTCATACGCAAAGCCAAGCAAATTAAATACAGAACGCGATTCAAATCGATTCACTCAAGCAACGGATACCATTCGAATGACTATCGGATTCGTGGGCGATATTATGGCCCATATCACCCAAGTGAAAGCGCAAAAAGTGAACGACACAACCTACGACTTCAACGATAATTTTCAGTTGATGAAACCACTGTTCACACCGATTGATTTGATGATAGGGAATTTAGAAACCGTCTTTGGCGGGTCAGGTATTGCCTATTCAACACACCCGCGCTTCAATACACCCGATGCACTTGCAGCAGCTTTGCGCGATGCAGGTTTTGATCTGCTTTCAACAGCCAATAATCACATGATGGATCAGGGAATCGAAGGAATGAAACGCACGATTTCTGTGATTCGGAATCATGCAATGAATTCCACCGGCTCAAGGCTCTCTTCCGATGAACTGCGTTACTTTGTGCAAACGATTCAAGGAATCAAAATTTCCATTGCCGCATTTACTTATGAATCAGATCGAGTCAAAGGTGAAGTGCTCATCAACGGGCTCAAAATAAAAAAGGACGATAAACTTCTCGTCAATTCCTTTACGCCGTTTAACCTGCAAGACGCTACAGATTCGCTTCGAATTGTAACCAATGCAATGATGGCCGATAGCTCCGAATTGCAAGTGATGATTATGCATTGGGGCGATGAATACAAAACAAAACCGAATACCGTTCAACAAGCGTTGGCGGATAGCCTGCGAAAAATGGGTATTGATATTGTTCTGGGAAGCCACCCGCATGTCATTCAGCCGGTGGTATTCGAAAGGGATCCGATTCAGGGAAAAGATTTTCTTGTGGCGTACTCCTCTGGCAATTTTATCAGCAATCACCGATTCGAAACCAAAGGCAATTACTACACCGAAGATGGTCTTTTTGTGGTTGTAGAGATTGAAAAGATTGGCGAAGCAAAGCCGAGACTTAAAGCAGTAAATACAATTCCGCTTTGGGTAAATAAGTATTGGAATAATGGAAGAAATCATTTTGAAGTAGTACCTCTTGAATCGATTCTGAATGATTCGCTTTCCTTAAAACGATTTTCAAAGGCCCAAAAGCAGAGAATGGAAAGTTCTCTTAAACGCACTAAGGAGATTCTAAGTATCAAGTGA
- a CDS encoding isochorismatase family protein — MISRVDTGLILIDMQGKLARVVDGSERLIANSSNLVRAASILGLPLIWLEQTPEKLGITVPEIAGLLTEKKPLTKSTFNACDTAHIKEAILKENVSTWLICGIEAHICVYQTALGVKELGKNVEVIGDAVGSRTVENKERALQKLIQNGIGITTVEMCLYELIKDAQSEHFKSILSLIK; from the coding sequence ATGATATCGCGTGTTGATACCGGTTTGATATTAATTGATATGCAAGGCAAATTGGCGCGTGTGGTTGATGGCAGCGAACGGCTCATTGCCAATAGTTCAAACTTAGTGCGTGCAGCAAGCATCTTAGGATTACCGCTGATTTGGTTAGAGCAAACACCGGAAAAATTAGGAATCACCGTACCCGAAATTGCGGGTTTGCTCACCGAAAAAAAGCCGCTTACCAAATCGACATTTAATGCCTGCGATACCGCGCACATTAAAGAGGCTATCCTTAAAGAAAATGTAAGCACTTGGTTAATCTGTGGTATTGAGGCGCACATTTGTGTTTACCAAACCGCCCTTGGGGTAAAGGAATTGGGAAAAAATGTGGAAGTAATTGGAGATGCTGTGGGTTCGAGAACCGTGGAGAATAAAGAGCGTGCGCTTCAAAAGTTGATTCAAAATGGAATTGGAATTACAACTGTAGAAATGTGTCTGTATGAACTTATTAAAGATGCGCAAAGCGAACACTTTAAATCAATTCTATCTCTGATCAAATAA
- the tnpA gene encoding IS200/IS605 family transposase, whose amino-acid sequence MANCYSQIYIQIVFAVKGRENSIHTTWEEELYKYITGIVTKKGHKLLAINGMPDHIHILIGLNPSFSLSDLVREIKKSSNEFIREKKYVNHPFYWQEGYGAFSYSHSSLDQVIRYIQNQKYHHTKQSFREEYVEFLERFMIEYKDEYLFDWIQ is encoded by the coding sequence ATGGCAAATTGTTATTCACAGATTTATATCCAAATCGTTTTTGCAGTGAAAGGTCGTGAAAATTCTATTCATACCACTTGGGAAGAAGAATTATACAAATACATAACAGGTATCGTGACGAAAAAAGGGCATAAACTTTTGGCAATAAATGGAATGCCTGATCACATTCATATTCTAATCGGATTAAATCCGTCTTTTTCTTTGTCCGATTTGGTGAGAGAAATAAAGAAATCATCGAATGAATTTATCCGAGAAAAAAAATACGTAAACCATCCATTTTATTGGCAAGAAGGGTATGGGGCATTTTCATATAGCCATTCTTCTTTAGATCAGGTGATTCGATATATCCAAAATCAAAAGTATCATCACACGAAACAAAGTTTTCGCGAGGAATATGTTGAGTTTTTAGAGCGATTTATGATTGAATACAAAGATGAATATCTCTTTGATTGGATTCAATAA
- a CDS encoding AMP-binding protein produces the protein MVDAEHPLFILYTSGTTGKPKGVVHVHGGYMVGTYYLSRAFYDIKETDIFWSTSDIGWIVGHSYIVYGPLLNGATVLAREGAVDFPHPGIIWQTVERHGVNVMFTAPTAIRLFMKYGSDHVKKYDVSSLRLMACAGEPLNPEAHQWAQDVILGDSGYVVDNWWQTEIASPVIGTLPAFKAKLGKAGKPLPGVVAEVVSPDGVPVGPNQGGLLILRRPLPYMLRTIWGDDSRYKKYWEDFPGCYTSGDVAFYDEEGYICVLGRADDVMNVAGHRIGTAEVESAFITHSAVAEAAVVGLPDELKGERIKAFVVIRAGHEANEHLKNVLRDHIRRELGPIATPSEIEFRTTLPKTRSGKIVRRLLKAESLGQDAGDLSTLADC, from the coding sequence ATCGTTGATGCCGAGCATCCGCTGTTTATTCTATACACAAGTGGAACAACCGGAAAGCCGAAAGGCGTGGTGCATGTTCACGGCGGGTATATGGTTGGTACATATTATTTATCACGCGCATTTTACGATATCAAAGAAACAGACATTTTTTGGTCAACCTCCGATATCGGGTGGATTGTGGGGCATAGTTATATCGTTTACGGCCCGCTGCTCAATGGCGCAACCGTACTCGCTCGCGAAGGTGCCGTCGATTTCCCTCACCCCGGTATCATCTGGCAAACCGTAGAGCGCCACGGCGTGAATGTGATGTTCACGGCGCCAACAGCCATTCGCCTCTTTATGAAATACGGTTCAGATCATGTGAAGAAATACGATGTATCGTCACTACGGCTTATGGCGTGCGCCGGCGAGCCCTTAAACCCTGAAGCGCATCAGTGGGCGCAAGATGTCATTTTGGGAGATAGTGGATATGTGGTCGATAATTGGTGGCAAACCGAAATCGCTTCGCCGGTGATTGGAACGCTTCCTGCCTTCAAAGCAAAACTCGGTAAAGCAGGAAAACCTTTGCCCGGCGTGGTGGCTGAAGTCGTTTCGCCCGACGGGGTACCCGTAGGCCCTAATCAAGGCGGGTTGCTCATTTTGCGCCGACCGCTTCCTTATATGCTTCGGACGATTTGGGGCGATGACAGCCGATACAAAAAATATTGGGAAGATTTCCCCGGCTGCTACACTTCGGGCGATGTCGCGTTTTATGATGAAGAAGGTTACATCTGTGTGCTTGGCAGAGCCGATGATGTCATGAATGTGGCAGGGCACCGCATCGGGACGGCGGAAGTGGAGAGTGCCTTTATCACGCATAGTGCTGTGGCAGAGGCAGCCGTGGTGGGATTGCCCGATGAATTAAAGGGTGAGCGGATCAAAGCCTTTGTGGTGATTCGTGCCGGGCATGAAGCCAATGAGCATTTGAAAAATGTATTGCGCGATCATATTCGCCGCGAGCTTGGGCCAATTGCTACACCAAGTGAAATTGAATTTCGAACTACACTTCCCAAAACACGAAGCGGGAAGATTGTACGAAGGTTACTCAAAGCGGAATCTTTAGGTCAAGACGCAGGCGATTTATCCACCCTTGCGGATTGTTGA